The segment TTCTAGCACCTgcattactaaataaaataaaagcaaaccTTGGTTTTGTTCGGATGAAATTGATTCTAAAGATTCTTTATTCGTTTCCATTTGTTCAGATGCCTTGTGAATAAATTCTAAAGTATTGCTCTCATCCAGGAtacaacattcttttttttctgtattagGGCAAGATTCTGAGAGGGAATCGTTTATATTATGTGTCACAAAGGAAGGGCCCTGGGAATCATGAGGTGGATATGGAGTGAGTTCATTTGGAACAGTGGAGGAGGTAGAGGGCTGGGATTCACATCTTTTTCGGGGCATAGAATAATTTGAGAGACCCTTGATTTGAAACTCTTGAGCAATGGAAATGAAATCATCGAGTTCCTCTTGACCCACACTCACTTCACCGTAATACATAAAGGAAAGGAGTAActccaaataataaaagttgatcCCTCTCAAATAAATCAGGGGATATGTCTGGACGGGTGCGGATCCAATTATAGAACGAAATACAGGAGAACATGCACTTAAAATCACCTTGTGAGCCTTGATGAGCTTTGATCCGGAAATGATCGTCACGTCAAAAAGTTCCTCACTTTGACGGAGATCCGAAAACCCTTGCTTGAAATTGGATTCATACTCATTCCATCGCAGATAAAAGCGTTCCAGAGGTcccattttctttaatttatcttgcaatattattaatattcaatgttcattatataaacacaacacagaaGTATGTGCTTCGAATGTCAAATCTTTACCGTTGTTgtactttcaatatattaaataatagacaAACGAGACAGCAAATATACTgtaagaagtgctaatcacttctccgttatcaattaataataataattcgatATGATAGATTATTCATATAGGTTAAATACTCATGGACTGACGAATAAGTATAATAACAGGCTAGACTAGACctcttcaaatttgatttttgtcatcaaaaatatagaaactgATGTTTGTCCCATGAACCAAGGTTAAGCtaacatttatacaaataactttaattttagaCCTTGAGTATGCCTGCCACAAAAGCAATTTAGCTTAAACATTGACGTTTTTCAAAATTGCTACAAAAGTTCATGCGTTGAAAGTGGAATCAAATGAAAGCcatgtatcaaatatgtatacttgaatatgaagataaaaaatacatatttgtaaaaatcgtatttattttcaatatacaaaCATTAATATGCTTTATACTTGTAGAGGATGACATCCTATGATACCTCATTATGATTTCAAAACGTTGCTCTTAATATAAATGTCTAATGAGAAgatatccataaatatttaaatgataatgcAGAGTGCAGATTGTTTACTAAAATCTATGATGAAAGTACTTATTTAGatataacttaaataaaaaagaaaacggaCAAGGAGATGCACGATctaatatgaacaaaaatactaatttttttggatttttttgaaaaaaaaacccaaaaataaagctctcccaaaatataatcctgcggacgttcCTGACTTTTCCACgacaaatatccaaattttttgctaattctctgaatactcaaattgtatagCATGGTCACATTATGAAATACCCGTATTTTCTTAAtagaacatccttttagattgaaggaaggaAGATTTTGCATTATTAGTAACGCACAAAAATGTACATTCTTACACAAATTGAGCCTACCTTACTTTATACGTGTAGTGaagttcaataattttaattaaaataacagtGCTAATTATAGATTACTCACTTAAAATTTTGGACTATGCTAATTTCAGCTACAATTCAGAAACTTTACAagatttgagaaaataaatttttttgtgaaaaaatccaaaggtttaataagaaaaatttgtttatagaacattgacgataattcgcttatattaaatttttgaaaataaattcaaaaatcaacagccttcactaaaaattaaattttttttagataaattttaaaaatacacagcttttacaaaaaatataatttcaaagattaaattttttgaaattttttttcaaaaatcaatagttgttcacaaaaaattaatttttttggaaaataatttgaaaaattaatagttattcacaaaaaattttttttttttttttttggaaaataatttcaaaaattagagtttaaatataaaattatttgaaaaaatatttcaaatactaatttttttttgggaaaaatttcaaatattaaacttataggaaaaaaatttggaatcaCCATAGATCATTGACAGCACGCTCgagagttattctcttgaatttgATCTGTGTATTCCTAtcttagatggagtaattgtaatactataatgtttacttatacttaatcagtgcaaccccatctaaccaataaaaggaacattaaaagaagaaaaaaaaaatctatagttgttcacaaaaaaattatttttttctgaaagaaaatttcaaatattaaattttttttggaatatttaaaaaaaaattcaaatattaaaaaaaaatatgaaaaatgaaatgaatatttaaaaaaaaaaattcaaatattaaattttcttgtaaaatcaaaaatttattattatttttgcctGCTGTCCCTCCATCCctcccctgtggacgcccctgaattaTCAATtacttatcaataatataattaaattttgatcgaCTAAAGCTACAGGGTTATtctgtatttatgagtaatataactcttGGCAGATGTGCCACGGCAtctattttagtaatttttattaaaattatcaaattttagaGCACTAATATGTCAATCATCATCCATGGAAGattaaattattgcattttcccaagtactgtaaatcctttatttaaaaattattctcccatttttttattgcaacttgtacaatttgcttatacaagttacaacttgtacacaatttatataaatacaaatgtattaattcataatcaattttaaggtttaacttgcttttgtgtcgATGGATCACATAtatcacatatattttaaataattttctcataatCATAAAGTAAATTGTATGTAGTAAGACATCATATCTTACccctttcaaaaaatagttgaatCTTTGTTTACAGAAAGTTTAATCATTAAACAATCATCATTTCAATGAATTGGAATATGTATTAtgcatgtttaatttaattcaattttataacaaaCACAGATAGATTATGtcaaattaaaacttatatacTAAACATGAAATGAAGTTAATTCATACTTCAATCaaagttttgaagaaaaaaaaaattaagccatgtattattcaattaagtTATCAAGTTTTACTAacagtttcatcaagatttatttgaaatttgtcctttctattttgtaaaaaaatatcaactatgagcccCCATGATGGCCTCTGCCTTCATTTATTATGCAACTTATGACGTCAGGGGTaactctgtatatttttaacacatatAAGGGgctgatatataattattagagtaTTTTAGTAAGATGTGTTGGTcgcattttgacatccaatagttaaTAGTTCACTACTTTCCTtaatatcaatcaaaaaagATTCTTTATTGTTATAAGACTAAATTATTTAGGGCCCCAAAATTGCCAATATCAACATTGCTAGCTTCAGAGGAAAATCCCCtatatagcattttttttgacgtcataaattgcatcatagttGAAGGAAACgctcatatttgatatttttagtacattaaatgaacaaatttttaatacatcttgatgaaacttcatcaaatgtctTTAAGAATAAGCAAAGACTCAATACTTGTATTCAATACTACAAGATACCAATGATGAACACACTGATATTcgaattatattcaaagaaaGTGGATCTATAGACTATATCTATGAATGTTTGTATGTAGGAGTCTCTGAATCAAATGAAGGGCATTTTTGATCTAaggtgtacatatatatattatatgtagatatgttGGATCTAAAAAATAGCAATGCAGTCGTATTAAATAagtattgcaggcgtgtgcattagagcggtttgattttcaatttttttcgaattttgattacgacAAGTGCGGAAACGTTGTCATAtgatatgaaaattacctatgaAAATTGCATTGTCCCATTTAGGTCGCacatttcaatcaaattatgaaaaaaaaaaaaaaagcaaaactcTTTACATAgtcaatataaatactaaaaagatatttatataaaataatgtctatagacatttttataacctttttaagttgtaagatttttctaaaattttaatatgaaccAGAGAAGGAAAAACCCGCGTATAGCacacatccttttttttactttttcaaaaaggaaagatCAAAGTTATCTCTTATAGTATTTTCTCTATTTTGCCCCATAAGGTAGCTTTAGAATAAAACTTTATTGCTATCTTTTATAGGTTAGACCAGGGGTAGGTAACCTTTGATACATGGAGTGcaacttcaacatttttaatcaatgagCTTGCCACAATCAACAATAATGGTGGAAAACATACCGAAACTACGAAAATATGATCTAATTTGCGAGTGCTAGTGAATATATCTCCGTGTGCCATAGGTTGCCTATCCCtgggttagaataatgtctacaataattatttcatgctaaataatgattaatgcagTATTCTAATCcttattgacgaaataaatagCTTTTGTCTACTTTCATACTTTGAGCAAGATGTGCAATCTAAAGATGACATTGTatgcatatttttgatctaaggaagaaaaacaaactgtttttctttgttcttccttataaaataaaaaataatgaatgttaaATGTAAACAAACTTAGGAACTAGGTAAAGCACAGGCAGTGAAAGTTATGCAGACTAAAGTATTCCTGGCTCATCCTCagttaccatattatttttgtccTCAAACCTCTCATTatctttctttcattcttgaggagagaacatatattcGTATTGAACAGCTACAtgtgagtgtgcttatgaaaaacggCATTGGTACGATCACCGAGGTACGCCTAACTCCGTTCGATGAAGAGGGTGTGGAAATTTGATTTGCTACAGTGGATTCAATCTTCAGGACATACAGGATTGTAGAAGAAAAAGGGAAGGCAAATATAATGGTAGCAACGCTACCCTCCCATATCCTCAGAAACTTTCCACCAGAAGATTTGGGGGCTCTTACTAAGAGATCAAGGATTGCTTTATTAAGAATTACTGCACTTCTCCTCAGAACAGATTCGGAGTGTCCAGGATCTTCTAAAGAACGAATCTCTTTCCCCAAGTAAGGTAATGTCGAAGGTTCGACGATTATTTAACCCGGCATTCGTACCTGACTTGAAGGATTCCTTATGCAGGAGGATGG is part of the Lepeophtheirus salmonis chromosome 7, UVic_Lsal_1.4, whole genome shotgun sequence genome and harbors:
- the LOC121121635 gene encoding uncharacterized protein, with the protein product MGPLERFYLRWNEYESNFKQGFSDLRQSEELFDVTIISGSKLIKAHKVILSACSPVFRSIIGSAPVQTYPLIYLRGINFYYLELLLSFMYYGEVSVGQEELDDFISIAQEFQIKGLSNYSMPRKRCESQPSTSSTVPNELTPYPPHDSQGPSFVTHNINDSLSESCPNTEKKECCILDESNTLEFIHKASEQMETNKESLESISSEQNQDYDEALNREIIQHYSKQKTGKGYECKKCCYMAQRRRDMHNHVEAKHLVTRGYICSICEKKYNTKRSLYFHKYRKHKVESVGFEGPKVIN